A single genomic interval of Saccharothrix saharensis harbors:
- a CDS encoding D-alanyl-D-alanine carboxypeptidase family protein translates to MRSSAFRRPVALVLAACALMAGASVVAAPLAAAQPACENKVSPPPPVDTSEQVAPGEKPPPPIEVPESPIGGQRLGECGLVLPPNAPVPPEGITAESWLLADMGTGAVLAALDPHGRQRPASVIKVLLAMVVAKELPLNATVVATPEDLAQECTCVGLRNGAEYSVEQMLQALVMASGNDVAHALARRLGGVPSAIRKMNALAAELGALDTRAVTPSGLDAPGTSTSAYDVALIYREAMEYPDFVKAVMTQRIDFPAANGNGTVPVVNDNRLLTTYQGALGGKSGFTDDAQHTYVGAAERNGKRLVVVLLRGRQQPIRMTDQAARLLDYGFALEPAASGNPVGRLVEGAPQVKKKTTEPRPTPTGAGVGEVANSTPDGTEPSAMQTAFGNVGGPITAVAGLGLVLALLMYLRSRRAKAARAARQQP, encoded by the coding sequence GTGCGTTCCTCCGCGTTCCGACGGCCCGTTGCCCTGGTCCTGGCTGCTTGCGCGCTGATGGCCGGCGCGTCGGTCGTGGCCGCACCGCTCGCGGCGGCCCAGCCGGCCTGTGAGAACAAGGTGTCGCCGCCCCCGCCGGTCGACACGTCCGAACAGGTGGCTCCGGGTGAGAAGCCCCCGCCGCCGATCGAGGTACCCGAGAGCCCGATCGGGGGACAGCGCCTCGGCGAGTGCGGTCTCGTGCTGCCGCCGAACGCGCCTGTGCCGCCGGAGGGCATCACCGCCGAGAGCTGGCTGCTCGCCGACATGGGCACCGGGGCCGTGCTGGCGGCCCTCGACCCGCACGGCCGGCAGCGGCCCGCGTCGGTGATCAAGGTGCTGCTGGCGATGGTGGTCGCCAAGGAGCTGCCGCTCAACGCCACCGTGGTGGCGACCCCGGAGGACCTGGCGCAGGAGTGCACGTGCGTCGGGCTGCGCAACGGCGCCGAGTACAGCGTCGAGCAGATGCTCCAGGCGCTGGTGATGGCGTCGGGCAACGACGTGGCGCACGCGCTGGCCCGTCGGCTGGGCGGGGTGCCGTCCGCGATCCGGAAGATGAACGCCCTGGCGGCCGAGCTGGGTGCGCTGGACACGCGGGCCGTGACGCCGTCCGGGCTGGACGCGCCGGGCACGTCGACGTCGGCGTACGACGTGGCGTTGATCTACCGCGAGGCGATGGAGTACCCGGACTTCGTCAAGGCCGTGATGACGCAGCGGATCGACTTCCCGGCGGCGAACGGCAACGGGACCGTGCCGGTGGTGAACGACAACCGGCTGCTGACCACGTACCAGGGCGCGTTGGGCGGGAAGTCGGGGTTCACCGACGACGCCCAGCACACGTACGTCGGCGCGGCCGAGCGCAACGGCAAGCGGCTCGTCGTCGTGCTGCTGCGGGGCCGGCAGCAGCCGATCAGGATGACCGACCAGGCGGCCCGCCTGCTCGACTACGGCTTCGCCCTGGAGCCGGCCGCGTCCGGCAACCCGGTCGGCCGCCTGGTCGAGGGCGCGCCGCAGGTGAAGAAGAAGACCACCGAGCCGCGGCCGACGCCGACCGGCGCCGGTGTCGGCGAGGTGGCCAACTCCACGCCGGACGGCACTGAGCCGTCGGCCATGCAGACGGCGTTCGGCAACGTGGGCGGCCCCATCACCGCCGTCGCCGGCCTGGGCCTCGTCCTCGCCCTGCTGA
- a CDS encoding SCO4848 family membrane protein, with the protein MKLSRGMSVFLLAFGVWSWVIWPTFLRNFWKDPRSWDGGPTAFFTVHLLLVVASLTFGTVIGVLGVRGLRAARSGKTD; encoded by the coding sequence GTGAAGCTCTCCCGCGGCATGTCCGTCTTCCTGCTTGCCTTCGGGGTGTGGTCCTGGGTGATCTGGCCGACCTTCCTGCGCAACTTCTGGAAGGACCCCCGTTCGTGGGACGGCGGCCCGACCGCGTTCTTCACCGTGCACCTGCTGCTGGTTGTCGCGTCGCTCACATTCGGCACGGTCATCGGCGTGCTGGGCGTGCGCGGGCTGCGTGCGGCCAGGAGCGGCAAGACCGACTGA